From the genome of Nakamurella flavida, one region includes:
- a CDS encoding uroporphyrinogen-III synthase, giving the protein MADVSSLAGFTIGITAARRREEFGAALARRGATVLYGPAIRIVPLENDDELRRATQACVDAPPDIVVATTGIGFRGWIEAADGWGLGEGLLDVLKRATLLARGPKVVGAMHAAGLFGEWSPESESSTEVLERLLTMDLQGRRVAIQLHGEPLPDMVDVLHEAGATVEQIQVYRWTLPVDTAPLVKLCQQVAAREMQALTFTSAPAAVSFLQIADELGLGDQVRDALHSEVLAVAVGPVTAAPLDRAGIPVVQPNRSRLGAMVREISVQVPARFARRVVAAGHTLELRGTGVLIDDRFVSPGPSGMALLRSLVEHPGQVHTRAELSAVLPGGSADDHAIEVAIGRLRTALGEPRIIQTVVKRGYRLAFDPEVASSGRY; this is encoded by the coding sequence GTGGCTGACGTCAGCTCCCTGGCGGGATTCACCATCGGCATCACCGCCGCCCGCCGGCGGGAGGAGTTCGGGGCCGCGTTGGCCCGCCGCGGGGCGACCGTGCTCTACGGCCCCGCCATCCGCATCGTGCCGCTGGAGAACGACGACGAACTCCGCCGGGCCACCCAGGCCTGCGTGGACGCGCCGCCGGACATCGTGGTCGCCACGACGGGCATCGGTTTCCGCGGGTGGATCGAGGCGGCCGACGGCTGGGGCCTCGGCGAGGGCCTGCTGGACGTGCTGAAGCGGGCGACCCTTCTCGCCCGTGGCCCGAAGGTGGTCGGGGCGATGCACGCGGCCGGCCTGTTCGGCGAGTGGTCGCCGGAGTCCGAGTCGTCCACCGAGGTGCTGGAACGACTGCTGACCATGGACCTGCAGGGCCGGCGGGTGGCCATCCAGCTGCACGGTGAACCGCTGCCGGACATGGTGGACGTGCTGCACGAGGCGGGCGCCACCGTCGAGCAGATCCAGGTCTACCGCTGGACGTTGCCGGTCGACACCGCCCCCCTGGTGAAGCTCTGCCAGCAGGTCGCCGCGCGGGAGATGCAGGCACTCACCTTCACCAGCGCGCCGGCCGCGGTGAGCTTCCTGCAGATCGCCGACGAGCTCGGCCTGGGCGATCAGGTCCGGGACGCCCTGCACTCCGAGGTGCTGGCGGTGGCGGTGGGGCCGGTCACGGCCGCCCCGCTGGACCGCGCCGGCATCCCCGTGGTGCAGCCCAACCGGTCCCGGCTGGGCGCGATGGTCCGGGAGATCTCCGTGCAGGTCCCCGCCCGGTTCGCCCGTCGGGTCGTTGCCGCCGGGCACACGCTCGAGCTGCGGGGCACCGGTGTGTTGATCGACGACCGCTTCGTCAGCCCCGGGCCCAGCGGCATGGCCCTGCTGCGCTCCCTCGTCGAACACCCCGGCCAGGTGCACACCCGGGCCGAGCTGTCCGCCGTCCTCCCCGGCGGATCCGCCGACGACCACGCCATCGAGGTGGCCATCGGCCGACTGCGAACCGCCCTCGGCGAGCCCCGCATCATCCAGACCGTGGTCAAGCGCGGCTACCGACTGGCCTTCGACCCGGAGGTCGCGTCCAGCGGCCGGTACTGA